A single Carnobacterium alterfunditum DSM 5972 DNA region contains:
- a CDS encoding DDE-type integrase/transposase/recombinase translates to MKTYPGELVQVDIKYVPNQCIGFDSKGISYYQITAIDTFSSKRVLVVVDEKSAPHTALFAEKLEERMRFKIDCIQTDNSSEFMSVQPNSKGKTIFQLVLDAFSIQHIHTKPYSP, encoded by the coding sequence ATGAAAACTTATCCAGGAGAATTGGTTCAAGTAGATATAAAATATGTGCCTAATCAATGTATTGGGTTTGACAGTAAAGGCATTAGTTACTATCAAATTACTGCGATCGATACGTTTAGTTCTAAAAGAGTTTTAGTCGTAGTCGATGAAAAGAGTGCCCCTCATACGGCTCTATTCGCGGAAAAATTAGAAGAACGAATGAGATTCAAAATTGACTGTATTCAGACCGATAACAGTTCTGAATTTATGTCTGTTCAACCTAATTCAAAAGGCAAAACTATTTTCCAACTCGTCCTGGATGCTTTTTCAATTCAACACATTCACACCAAGCCCTACTCTCCTTGA
- a CDS encoding polyprenyl synthetase family protein produces MKIHPMWEAYPELQSELIQTIELIDSKIHLRNKPIEHALIDMMHTGGKLVRPAYTLLFSTFGEDHDPSRARALAAAIEVLHMATLIHDDVIDDSPKRRGQKTIQSKYGKDVAVYAGDYLFTVSFKLLTDYSNSVKQTQINTKGMERILMGEIDQMNLRYHQKITVRNYLTQISGKTAQLFALACYSGALEGGQNERFARNCYYIGSHIGMAFQIMDDILDYSQTTESFGKPVLEDVRQGIYSAPLIYAMRENYTVFKELLGKKEQMTNEDTAKVQQLVIDLGGLDEAQRLAGKYTDKALKPINQLPASPEKEIIRKVTVSLLQRTI; encoded by the coding sequence ATGAAGATCCATCCTATGTGGGAAGCCTACCCTGAATTACAATCCGAATTGATACAAACCATTGAATTAATAGATTCAAAAATCCATCTACGCAATAAACCAATTGAACATGCTTTAATTGATATGATGCATACTGGTGGAAAACTGGTTCGCCCCGCTTACACTCTACTGTTCTCAACTTTCGGAGAGGATCATGACCCTAGCCGAGCACGCGCTTTAGCCGCTGCGATCGAAGTATTGCATATGGCTACTTTAATTCATGATGATGTCATCGATGATTCGCCTAAACGACGTGGTCAAAAAACGATTCAATCAAAATACGGCAAGGATGTAGCTGTCTATGCTGGTGATTATCTGTTTACTGTTTCATTTAAACTGCTAACGGATTATTCTAACTCCGTGAAGCAAACGCAGATCAACACTAAAGGGATGGAACGAATCCTAATGGGTGAAATCGATCAAATGAATTTAAGGTATCATCAAAAAATAACGGTTCGAAATTATTTGACTCAGATATCTGGAAAAACAGCACAATTATTTGCCTTAGCTTGTTATTCAGGAGCATTGGAAGGCGGACAAAATGAAAGATTCGCTAGAAATTGTTATTATATCGGAAGCCATATTGGAATGGCCTTTCAAATTATGGATGATATCCTAGATTATTCGCAAACAACAGAATCTTTTGGCAAGCCCGTTTTAGAAGATGTGAGACAAGGTATCTATTCTGCCCCTCTTATTTACGCTATGCGGGAAAATTATACTGTTTTCAAAGAATTGCTTGGAAAAAAAGAACAGATGACCAATGAAGACACAGCTAAAGTTCAACAATTAGTGATCGATTTAGGCGGTTTAGATGAAGCTCAGCGATTGGCCGGTAAGTATACCGATAAAGCCTTAAAACCCATCAATCAATTACCAGCTAGTCCAGAAAAAGAGATCATTCGTAAAGTAACAGTATCCTTACTGCAAAGAACGATTTGA
- a CDS encoding sigma-70 family RNA polymerase sigma factor, translating into MADEEETISLMSDEELIRMIRDGDGYPFQILFSRYHPLVTNLTKEYYLKSYEKEDLWQEARMVFHKTIQTYDKAKGHTFGNFYKLNFKHHIFSLIRKDMAKKRRIEKIVESLDGMLEKGMSPHYIMNGKEGLSALDILQVKEKLAGYHHTLSNLEQQVFSLYLKNKEIDEIAKQLKCDSLQIKNALDRCKRKMKQVLED; encoded by the coding sequence TTGGCAGATGAAGAAGAGACAATCTCTCTTATGAGCGATGAAGAATTGATCCGCATGATTAGGGATGGAGATGGATATCCGTTCCAAATTTTATTTAGCCGTTACCATCCGCTAGTGACCAATTTAACGAAAGAGTACTACCTTAAAAGCTATGAGAAGGAAGATTTATGGCAAGAAGCACGAATGGTCTTTCACAAGACGATTCAGACTTACGACAAAGCCAAGGGGCACACGTTTGGAAATTTCTACAAGTTGAATTTCAAACACCATATTTTTAGTTTGATCCGAAAAGATATGGCTAAGAAAAGACGGATCGAAAAAATCGTCGAATCATTAGACGGCATGTTAGAAAAGGGAATGAGTCCTCACTACATAATGAATGGAAAAGAAGGGCTATCTGCGTTAGATATTTTGCAAGTTAAAGAAAAGTTAGCAGGATATCACCATACATTATCAAATTTGGAACAGCAAGTATTTTCGCTCTACTTAAAAAACAAGGAAATAGACGAGATCGCTAAGCAATTAAAATGTGATAGTCTGCAAATAAAAAATGCGTTAGACCGTTGCAAACGTAAAATGAAGCAAGTCTTAGAGGATTAA
- a CDS encoding NYN domain-containing protein, with protein MRKELLIVDGYNIIGAWPHLVKLKNQDKMEDARDSLLHELSNYQKYTGIKIHVVFDAQFVPGLQQSYQKYQLTVIFTKEGETADSYIERVVGIENTIVTQVTVATSDLAEQWIVFQKGALRKSANELFSDVKRIKKAIEADTQQYRLQSNRRNSPWSHRQMDKLEKLRDELTKY; from the coding sequence ATGAGAAAAGAGTTGCTGATTGTTGATGGATATAATATTATTGGGGCATGGCCACACTTAGTAAAATTAAAGAATCAAGATAAGATGGAAGATGCACGAGATTCATTATTGCATGAATTATCGAATTACCAAAAATATACAGGCATAAAAATTCATGTGGTATTTGACGCCCAATTTGTTCCTGGACTGCAACAATCTTATCAAAAGTATCAATTGACCGTTATTTTCACGAAAGAAGGAGAAACTGCGGATAGTTATATAGAACGCGTTGTTGGAATAGAAAATACGATAGTTACACAAGTGACCGTCGCAACAAGTGATCTTGCAGAACAATGGATCGTTTTTCAAAAAGGGGCTTTGCGAAAATCAGCTAATGAACTCTTTAGTGACGTCAAACGCATTAAAAAAGCTATTGAAGCAGACACCCAACAGTATCGCTTACAGAGTAATCGTAGAAATTCACCTTGGTCGCATCGCCAAATGGATAAGTTAGAAAAATTGAGAGATGAGTTGACAAAGTATTAA
- the rlmB gene encoding 23S rRNA (guanosine(2251)-2'-O)-methyltransferase RlmB — translation MTRDNKNFGKRNSQPKKGNFSRKPDKKFVKPIEDSAEEKETDRDLVAGRLPAIEVLKSERDINKIFLQEGLSGSKMEEIQNLAKKRSIQISLVPKAKLDQLVDGMNHQGVVVAASAFQYATIDDLFAIAAQKNEDPFFILLDGVEDPHNLGSIMRTADAIGAHGIIIPKRRAVGLTATVAKASTGAIEHVAVARVTNLVQTIKELKERGLWLYGTDMEGQDYRQWETTLPIGLVMGNEGKGISRLVKEQMDGMVTIPMTGHVQSLNASVAASLLMYEVYRGRNKI, via the coding sequence ATGACAAGAGATAATAAGAATTTCGGGAAACGCAACAGCCAACCAAAAAAGGGGAATTTTTCAAGAAAGCCAGATAAAAAATTCGTTAAGCCAATTGAAGATTCAGCTGAAGAAAAAGAAACCGATCGTGATTTAGTAGCAGGTCGTTTACCAGCTATTGAAGTATTAAAATCAGAGCGGGACATCAATAAAATCTTTTTACAAGAAGGTTTAAGCGGATCTAAAATGGAAGAAATTCAAAATTTAGCAAAAAAACGCAGCATTCAAATTTCGCTTGTCCCTAAAGCTAAATTAGATCAATTAGTCGATGGAATGAATCATCAAGGAGTAGTTGTTGCAGCTTCTGCTTTTCAATATGCAACAATTGATGATCTATTCGCGATAGCAGCACAAAAAAATGAAGATCCATTTTTTATTCTTTTAGATGGAGTTGAAGATCCGCATAACCTAGGCTCAATCATGAGAACAGCAGATGCTATTGGCGCACATGGCATTATTATTCCAAAAAGACGAGCTGTAGGTTTAACGGCTACGGTTGCTAAAGCTTCAACAGGAGCAATAGAGCATGTAGCGGTTGCGCGAGTAACGAATCTAGTCCAAACAATCAAAGAATTAAAAGAACGTGGATTATGGTTATATGGAACAGACATGGAAGGTCAAGATTACCGTCAATGGGAGACGACTTTACCTATTGGTCTAGTGATGGGCAATGAAGGCAAAGGGATTTCTCGTTTAGTAAAAGAACAGATGGATGGCATGGTCACGATACCAATGACTGGACATGTTCAAAGCTTGAACGCTAGTGTGGCAGCAAGTCTATTGATGTATGAAGTTTACCGTGGAAGAAATAAAATTTAA
- a CDS encoding Mini-ribonuclease 3 produces the protein MIEKNWALLNGLALAYVGDAIYEIYIRDYLVGLGYTKPSQLHKTATHFVSAKAQSFLMHEMLAVEGLLTEEEVTMYKRGRNSKSYTSAKNADVTTYRVATGFESLMGYLHLAKKTERMEELIHWCIKKVEDTKDDKR, from the coding sequence ATGATAGAAAAAAATTGGGCACTATTAAACGGGTTAGCATTAGCTTACGTCGGAGATGCTATATATGAGATCTATATTCGTGATTATTTAGTAGGACTGGGCTATACAAAACCAAGTCAATTACACAAAACGGCTACACATTTTGTTTCTGCTAAAGCACAAAGCTTTTTGATGCATGAGATGCTAGCAGTAGAAGGACTTTTGACAGAAGAAGAAGTTACTATGTACAAACGAGGCAGAAATTCTAAAAGTTACACATCAGCAAAAAATGCAGATGTTACAACCTATCGTGTAGCCACTGGATTTGAATCGTTGATGGGCTACTTACATTTAGCAAAAAAAACTGAACGAATGGAAGAATTGATCCATTGGTGTATTAAAAAAGTGGAGGATACAAAAGATGACAAGAGATAA
- the cysS gene encoding cysteine--tRNA ligase: protein MLKIYNTLTRKKEAFIPIEEGKVRMYVCGPTVYNYIHIGNARSTVAFDTVRRYLEYRGYDVNYVSNFTDVDDKIIRAAKELNLTAPEVADKFIEAYHADTHALGVEEACHHPRVMENIPEIIDFIAVLIKKEYAYEVDGDVYYRTRKFENYGKLSDISIDELEVGASNRLNAQENNKKEDPLDFALWKSAKADEISWESPWGAGRPGWHIECSVMATKYLGDTIDIHAGGQDLTFPHHENEIAQSEAKTGHPFAHYWMHNGFVTMDNEKMSKSLGNFVLVHDIIKKVDPQILRFFMATTQYRRPISYSETTIEEARANLTKLKMAFDNVTYRLKDAVATGEDDQEQFDQFNQFKENFIKEMDDDFNSANGITVIYEMAKAMNIYSERSIVSKSVLEAMLDQFQELIRIFGIVFEETALLDETVEQLIEERNAARAAKDFQRSDEIRDQLKEEGIILDDTPQGTRWRRGQ from the coding sequence ATGCTGAAAATCTATAATACATTAACTAGAAAAAAAGAAGCGTTTATCCCAATTGAAGAAGGCAAGGTTAGGATGTATGTTTGCGGACCTACAGTCTATAATTACATTCATATCGGAAACGCACGTAGTACAGTAGCTTTTGATACGGTTAGACGGTATTTGGAGTACCGAGGATATGACGTGAACTATGTCTCGAATTTTACAGATGTAGATGATAAAATTATCCGTGCAGCAAAAGAATTGAATTTGACAGCTCCTGAAGTCGCAGATAAATTTATCGAAGCTTATCATGCAGATACACATGCATTAGGTGTAGAAGAAGCCTGTCATCATCCACGGGTAATGGAAAACATACCTGAAATCATTGATTTTATAGCGGTATTGATAAAAAAAGAGTATGCTTATGAGGTAGATGGTGATGTTTATTACCGTACGAGAAAATTTGAGAATTATGGTAAATTAAGTGATATCTCAATTGATGAATTAGAAGTTGGAGCGAGTAATCGTTTAAATGCCCAAGAAAATAATAAAAAAGAAGACCCTTTAGACTTTGCTTTATGGAAATCAGCTAAAGCAGATGAAATCAGCTGGGAGTCTCCATGGGGTGCAGGACGTCCAGGTTGGCATATTGAATGTTCCGTAATGGCTACAAAGTACTTGGGCGACACGATCGATATTCATGCAGGTGGACAAGATTTGACCTTTCCGCACCATGAAAATGAAATTGCCCAAAGTGAAGCAAAAACGGGTCATCCATTTGCACACTACTGGATGCATAATGGTTTTGTCACAATGGATAATGAGAAGATGAGTAAATCGTTAGGGAACTTTGTTTTGGTTCATGATATTATTAAAAAAGTCGATCCTCAAATTTTACGTTTCTTTATGGCAACAACTCAATACCGCAGACCCATTAGCTATAGTGAAACGACTATCGAGGAAGCTAGGGCTAACTTAACTAAATTAAAAATGGCTTTTGATAACGTGACCTATCGCTTAAAAGATGCAGTAGCAACAGGAGAAGATGACCAAGAACAGTTTGATCAGTTTAACCAGTTTAAAGAGAACTTTATTAAAGAGATGGATGATGACTTCAACTCGGCCAACGGTATCACCGTAATTTATGAAATGGCTAAAGCAATGAACATCTACAGTGAGCGGTCGATTGTTTCTAAAAGTGTTCTTGAAGCAATGTTGGATCAGTTCCAAGAATTGATTCGGATTTTTGGTATCGTTTTTGAGGAAACAGCTTTGCTGGATGAGACCGTTGAGCAATTGATCGAAGAAAGAAACGCAGCACGTGCGGCAAAAGATTTTCAACGTAGTGATGAAATTAGAGATCAGTTAAAAGAAGAAGGTATCATTTTAGATGATACCCCACAAGGAACTAGATGGAGAAGAGGGCAATAA
- the epsC gene encoding serine O-acetyltransferase EpsC, producing MRRLREDIQTIKKNDPSVKSTPEILLTYPGFYAIIFHRLAHGLYQRNRFLSGRMIANFSRFLTGIEIHPGATIGQRLFIDHGMGIVIGETASIGDDVVIFHGVTLGGTGKDKGKRHPTIGNDVLLSAHVQVLGPITIGNHTKIGASAVVLESIPSHSTAVGIPAKVVRINNEKV from the coding sequence GTGAGGAGATTGAGAGAAGACATTCAGACAATTAAAAAAAACGATCCTTCTGTGAAAAGCACACCTGAAATCTTACTAACATATCCTGGTTTTTATGCTATCATTTTTCATCGATTAGCGCATGGTTTGTACCAACGGAATCGATTTTTAAGTGGCCGTATGATTGCTAATTTTTCTCGATTTTTAACAGGGATCGAGATCCATCCTGGAGCAACGATTGGCCAGCGGTTATTTATCGATCACGGTATGGGAATTGTGATCGGAGAAACAGCTAGTATCGGAGATGATGTCGTTATTTTTCATGGTGTTACATTAGGTGGAACAGGTAAAGATAAAGGGAAACGGCATCCAACGATTGGAAATGATGTTTTACTGTCCGCACATGTACAAGTTCTTGGACCTATAACAATAGGGAATCATACTAAAATAGGAGCATCTGCGGTTGTTTTAGAATCTATACCGTCTCATTCAACAGCAGTGGGGATCCCTGCTAAAGTAGTTAGAATAAATAATGAAAAAGTTTAG
- the gltX gene encoding glutamate--tRNA ligase, with product MTKKIRVRYAPSPTGYLHIGNARTALFNYLYARHNGGDFIIRIEDTDQKRSIDGGEESQLENLKWLGMNWDESPDNPGEFGPYRQSERRDIYDPLVEQLLLSNRAYKCYCSEEEVEEEREAQRARGEMPHYSGKCSHLTAKEKMEKEATGIVPVIRYRVIKENTYTFEDLVKGHISFEAESVGGDFVIVKRDGMPTYNFAVVVDDHFMEITHVLRGDDHIANTPKQLMIYEAFEWEAPKFGHMTLIINSETGKKLSKRDGNILQFIEQYRELGYLPEAMFNFISLLGWSPVGEEEIFDHDTFIEMFDAERLSKSPAAFDAKKLEWINNQYMKQADLETITALAYPHLVKAGYVEENASSEKKEWVQKVISLYHDQMSYGAQIVELASLFFSEEPVIDSVAKEVLEGETAPEVLTAFSKQLEKIEPFDAAEIKKAIKTVQKETGIKGKNLFMAIRVAVTGQSHGPEIGPTIELLGREKAQAHLQAALAKL from the coding sequence ATGACAAAAAAAATTCGTGTACGTTATGCGCCAAGCCCAACAGGATATTTACATATTGGGAATGCGCGTACAGCATTATTTAATTATTTGTATGCACGACACAATGGTGGAGACTTCATCATTCGTATTGAAGACACTGATCAAAAACGAAGCATTGACGGCGGCGAAGAAAGCCAATTAGAAAATTTGAAATGGTTAGGTATGAATTGGGATGAAAGTCCGGATAATCCAGGGGAATTTGGACCTTACCGTCAATCTGAACGTAGAGATATTTATGATCCATTAGTAGAACAATTATTATTAAGCAATCGTGCATACAAATGCTACTGTTCAGAAGAAGAGGTAGAAGAAGAACGTGAAGCACAAAGAGCTAGAGGAGAAATGCCTCATTACAGTGGGAAATGCTCTCACTTAACGGCTAAAGAAAAAATGGAAAAAGAAGCAACAGGAATTGTACCAGTTATTCGTTACCGTGTCATCAAAGAAAATACGTATACTTTTGAAGATCTCGTAAAAGGCCATATTTCATTTGAAGCAGAAAGTGTTGGCGGAGATTTTGTCATTGTCAAGCGTGATGGTATGCCAACATATAACTTTGCAGTTGTTGTAGATGATCATTTTATGGAAATCACGCATGTTTTACGCGGAGACGATCATATTGCGAATACACCAAAACAATTAATGATTTATGAAGCATTTGAATGGGAAGCTCCTAAATTTGGCCATATGACGTTGATCATCAATAGTGAAACAGGTAAAAAATTAAGTAAACGTGACGGCAATATTCTTCAGTTTATCGAGCAATACCGTGAATTGGGCTACTTGCCTGAAGCTATGTTTAACTTTATTTCCTTGTTGGGATGGTCTCCAGTTGGAGAAGAAGAAATTTTTGACCATGATACATTTATTGAAATGTTCGACGCAGAACGTTTAAGTAAATCTCCAGCTGCATTTGATGCAAAAAAATTGGAATGGATCAATAATCAATACATGAAACAAGCTGATTTAGAAACTATAACAGCTTTGGCATATCCACATTTGGTCAAAGCTGGATATGTTGAAGAAAATGCGTCTTCAGAGAAAAAAGAATGGGTCCAAAAAGTTATCAGTTTATACCATGACCAAATGAGTTACGGTGCACAGATCGTTGAATTGGCAAGCTTATTTTTCAGCGAAGAACCAGTAATCGATAGTGTAGCAAAAGAAGTTCTAGAAGGCGAAACAGCACCAGAAGTTCTAACGGCTTTCTCTAAACAATTAGAAAAAATTGAACCTTTCGATGCTGCTGAAATTAAAAAAGCCATTAAAACGGTTCAAAAAGAAACGGGCATTAAAGGGAAAAATCTGTTTATGGCAATTCGTGTGGCTGTGACTGGACAATCTCATGGACCAGAAATTGGGCCAACAATTGAATTGCTTGGTCGTGAAAAAGCTCAAGCTCATTTGCAAGCAGCATTAGCAAAATTATAA
- the ispF gene encoding 2-C-methyl-D-erythritol 2,4-cyclodiphosphate synthase, with the protein MLRIGQGYDVHQLVEERRLVIGGVEIPFELGLLGHSDADVLLHAIIDALLGAAGKGDIGHHFSDKDNRFKDADSRELLTKVWNMLKREGYTIGNIDATIVAEKPKMAPYLEKMQKNIAYDCQMSIERVNVKATTSETMGFIGRKEGIAAMAICLLEKTEKTPLPI; encoded by the coding sequence ATGTTGCGGATAGGACAAGGGTATGATGTCCATCAACTCGTTGAAGAGAGACGCTTAGTGATTGGTGGAGTTGAGATCCCTTTTGAATTGGGGTTGTTGGGTCATTCGGATGCTGATGTACTGCTTCATGCTATTATTGATGCCCTTCTAGGAGCCGCTGGTAAAGGCGATATAGGACACCATTTTTCAGATAAAGATAATCGATTTAAAGACGCCGATTCAAGAGAATTGCTGACTAAGGTATGGAATATGTTGAAAAGAGAAGGTTACACGATTGGAAATATCGATGCTACTATTGTAGCTGAAAAACCTAAAATGGCTCCTTATTTAGAAAAAATGCAAAAAAATATAGCTTATGATTGTCAAATGAGTATCGAACGTGTTAACGTAAAAGCGACAACATCTGAAACAATGGGTTTTATTGGACGAAAAGAAGGCATTGCAGCAATGGCTATTTGTTTGTTAGAAAAAACAGAGAAAACGCCTTTACCTATTTGA
- the ispD gene encoding 2-C-methyl-D-erythritol 4-phosphate cytidylyltransferase: MNKDYELVLLAAGHGRRMRSSKNKILLPLLNKPVIEYPLSVFLKDKNCSHIILVVKEDEVELINELLRQEKMLSEKMITIAIGGTERQHSVYSGLLKLKNKNSGIVMIHDGARPFIEQAAIQQLFEEVQKNGAAILGVPAKDTIKAVYPDHTVKVTLPRSELWQIQTPQAFESSIVLQAHEKARKDHFLGTDDASLVERIAKEILVVEGSYDNIKITTPEDMVTGKAILLHREQQKK, from the coding sequence ATGAACAAAGACTATGAGCTAGTATTATTGGCAGCAGGTCACGGAAGACGCATGAGATCTTCTAAAAATAAAATTTTATTGCCACTACTGAATAAGCCTGTGATCGAATATCCATTAAGTGTGTTTTTAAAAGACAAGAATTGCAGTCATATTATTTTAGTCGTAAAAGAAGATGAAGTCGAATTGATCAATGAGTTATTGCGTCAAGAAAAAATGTTAAGCGAAAAGATGATCACTATTGCAATAGGTGGAACGGAACGTCAGCATAGCGTTTATAGTGGATTATTGAAACTGAAAAATAAAAATTCGGGTATCGTTATGATCCATGATGGTGCAAGGCCTTTTATTGAACAAGCAGCAATTCAACAATTGTTTGAAGAAGTTCAAAAAAATGGAGCAGCTATTTTAGGTGTTCCAGCGAAGGATACGATCAAAGCTGTTTATCCTGATCATACCGTTAAGGTTACATTACCAAGAAGTGAATTATGGCAGATCCAAACTCCACAGGCTTTTGAAAGTTCGATAGTTCTTCAAGCACATGAAAAAGCTAGAAAAGATCATTTTTTAGGAACAGATGATGCTTCTTTGGTTGAACGAATAGCTAAAGAGATACTTGTAGTAGAAGGTTCTTATGATAATATAAAAATCACGACTCCCGAAGACATGGTAACTGGAAAAGCCATTTTGCTCCACAGAGAACAGCAAAAAAAGTAG
- a CDS encoding PIN/TRAM domain-containing protein: protein MVKKIITGIFILIGGSIGASVMPIAWNMAGVENLYVNNVVTNILIGAIIFLFISFLAVAHIEQIFKKIEAFLNQQSVTYLLFGSLGTIIGLVLAWLISVVLIGMGIPVISDVIPFILVIGFAYLGFRVGTTRRDEWRKLFQQKTKRTIEDEDGKVLERRADDTFREYKILDTSVIIDGRIYDIAKTGFLEGTILIPNFVLQELQYIADSSDSLKRVRGRRGLDILNALQKEDDMKVEMYDGDFEDITEVDSKLIKLAKLLDGVVVTNDYNLNKVSEFQNVPVLNINELANAVKPVVIPGENMTVMVVKAGTERSQGVAYLDDGTMIVVEEGQHFMNKTIEVVVTSALQTAAGRMIFAKPVHSQKGIKDKE from the coding sequence TTGGTTAAAAAAATTATTACCGGTATATTTATACTTATCGGTGGAAGCATTGGCGCAAGTGTAATGCCGATCGCCTGGAATATGGCCGGTGTCGAGAATCTTTATGTTAATAATGTGGTCACAAATATTCTGATTGGTGCAATTATATTTTTATTTATTTCTTTTTTAGCTGTGGCTCACATTGAACAAATATTTAAAAAAATTGAAGCCTTTTTAAATCAACAAAGTGTAACCTATTTATTATTTGGGAGTTTAGGAACCATCATAGGGTTAGTTCTAGCGTGGCTAATTAGCGTTGTGTTGATTGGTATGGGCATTCCTGTTATTAGTGATGTGATACCTTTCATCCTGGTGATTGGTTTTGCTTATTTAGGCTTTCGTGTTGGAACGACTCGACGAGATGAATGGCGCAAGTTATTCCAGCAAAAAACAAAAAGAACTATCGAAGATGAAGATGGAAAAGTTTTAGAGCGCAGAGCAGATGACACGTTTCGTGAATATAAAATACTAGATACGAGCGTCATTATTGATGGAAGAATTTATGATATTGCTAAAACGGGTTTCCTTGAAGGAACGATCTTGATCCCTAATTTTGTTCTACAAGAATTACAATATATTGCTGATTCTTCTGATAGTTTAAAACGCGTTCGTGGTCGCAGAGGATTAGATATACTAAATGCTTTGCAAAAAGAAGATGATATGAAGGTTGAAATGTATGATGGCGATTTTGAAGATATTACAGAAGTTGACAGCAAATTAATTAAATTAGCAAAATTATTAGATGGTGTTGTAGTAACAAATGATTATAATTTAAATAAAGTAAGTGAATTCCAAAATGTACCGGTATTGAATATCAACGAATTAGCTAACGCAGTGAAACCGGTCGTGATTCCTGGAGAAAACATGACTGTTATGGTCGTGAAAGCCGGAACAGAACGCAGTCAAGGTGTAGCTTACTTGGATGACGGAACAATGATCGTTGTTGAAGAAGGACAGCACTTTATGAATAAAACAATTGAAGTTGTGGTAACGAGCGCGCTTCAAACAGCAGCTGGACGAATGATATTTGCCAAACCGGTCCACTCACAAAAGGGTATTAAAGATAAAGAGTAG